The following coding sequences are from one Saccopteryx bilineata isolate mSacBil1 chromosome 3, mSacBil1_pri_phased_curated, whole genome shotgun sequence window:
- the DUSP2 gene encoding dual specificity protein phosphatase 2, whose product MGLEEAHELECTALGALLREPREAERTLLLDCRPFLAFCRRHVRTARPVPWNAMLRRRTRGPPAAALACLVPDRALRARLARGELARAVVLDQAGASLAALPPDCPARVLMTALLHETHAGPTAVCFLRGGFDAFQACCPDLCLESPAAMPPAGKENSRLDPRAPLYDQGGPVEILPYLFLGSCSHSSDLQGLQACGITAVLNVSASCPNHFEGLLRYKSIPVEDNQMVEISAWFQEAIGFIDSVKNSGGRVLVHCQAGISRSATICLAYLIQSRRVRLDEAFDFVKQRRGVISPNFSFMGQLLQFETQVLCH is encoded by the exons ATGGGGCTAGAGGAGGCGCACGAGTTGGAGTGCACGGCGCTGGGCGCGTTGCTGCGAGAGCCGCGGGAGGCCGAGCGCACACTGCTGCTCGACTGCCGCCCCTTCCTGGCCTTCTGTCGGCGCCACGTGCGCACCGCGCGGCCTGTGCCCTGGAACGCGATGCTGCGGCGCCGCACGCGCGGCCCGCCCGCCGCCGCCCTGGCCTGTCTGGTGCCCGACCGTGCGCTGCGGGCACGCCTGGCCCGCGGGGAGCTGGCGCGCGCTGTGGTGCTGGATCAGGCCGGCGCCTCGCTGGCCGCGCTGCCGCCCGACTGCCCGGCTCGGGTGCTGATGACTGCGCTGCTACACGAGACCCACGCCGGGCCCACCGCTGTGTGCTTCCTCCGAG GAGGCTTCGACGCCTTCCAGGCCTGCTGTCCTGACCTGTGCTTGGAGTCTCCCGCAGCGATGCCGCCTGCTGGGAAAGAAAACAGCCGCTTAGACCCCAGAGCTCCCCTCTATGACCAG GGTGGCCCCGTGGAGATCTTGCCCTACCTGTTCCTAGGCAGCTGCAGCCACTCTTCTGATCTGCAAGGGCTGCAGGCCTGTGGCATCACAGCTGTCCTCAACGTCTCCGCCAGCTGCCCCAACCACTTTGAGGGTCTTCTGCGCTACAAGAGCATCCCCGTGGAGGACAACCAGATGGTGGAGATCAGTGCCTGGTTCCAGGAGGCCATAGGCTTCATTG ACTCCGTGAAGAACAGTGGAGGCCGAGTGCTAGTGCACTGCCAGGCGGGCATCTCCCGCTCCGCCACCATCTGCCTGGCATACCTCATACAGAGCCGCCGTGTGCGGCTGGATGAGGCCTTTGACTTTGTTAAGCAACGCCGGGGAGTCATTTCCCCAAACTTCAGTTTCATGGGGCAGCTGCTACAGTTTGAGACTCAGGTGCTGTGTCACTGA